The nucleotide window ttgtgtttttttttaccattgaaTGCGTTTTTGAGAGGAATGGTAGTCGGGTTGCGGTACTTGATGTTGTAATCCGTCCACCAAGCGATTCCCTTTCCATCCAAAGGAACCGCCACATTTCTACTATTGACGATCTGGAAGAGCTTGAAAGTGTCTTTTTAACAAAGACAGAGTGGAAGAAGACAAAATCATCTACAAAAACATCATAAACCAGACGGATTCATCTAAACATTTTTACACCACTTATTTACCATTAAACATGCTGTTTGCTATGGAGCCACAGGGTACAATTGGTTTGCCTTTGGCATTTTTCTGGTAGGGAGCACATGTTGTACTGGGCGCCTACAACAAAAggaacaaaaataacaaaaataaaaatgaagccAAACAATTTATTGTGTCGAATAGCATTGAGTCTGAAGAACAACAAACACCATAAAGATGGTTAAACTATTGGGACATAAATTAATAGGACATGCAAATGAAAAATGTCATGAAAATTTGAGGCAACCCATCACTTAAACTCTTGAACTTGCTTGAAATGCAATCACCACCTTTCAACAATCCCATCAacttaaaaacaacaacaaataaacttGAATAACTATTTTACCGTAAAGTAAGCTAGGTCACCAGTCAACTGGGCGGCGTCTTTGGAAACGCCATACTTCCTGTAGTTTTGAAAGTAGTTGGACAGTCCATAATAAACAAAGACCGGCCCCTGTGGTTGATGATGAAGTCAAGTCaaaacaagtaaaaaataaCAAGTTTTCAACAAGGTTAATTTGAACCATGAATATAATTGCTATCCCTATGTTGTTTACCTCAAACAACTTGTCCAGAGAAAAGTTGATGGTGCAATTGCAGTTCTTGACACTCTGGTTTTTGCACTTGAAGCAAGATGAGTTTGTCTCCATCCCAGTGTAGTCTTTCTGCAAGTGTGAACGGGAGGGAATCCTTTAGGTGTTAGCATGCATATTTCATCACCTTCTGTTGTTTGTGGTGCTCGTTACAGACACCTGTCGACAATCAATCTGGTCCAATCCATCAGTGTGTGTATCCTACCTCCAATACTTGGATGTTCTGTGAGGTGACAAAAAGAGCCACTCCAATTCCAATGAAGGCCACCCCAATGATGACAAAGCCTGGAATCACAATGCCAGCAGACAACATGGGCTGCCAGGCGGGCAGGCGCTGCTGGGTGAAGGCTGTGTTATCCGGCCGGTTGGCTGTATTCTCCTCCTTAGACATTCTGGTTCTGTTGAAATAATCACATTTTTTGTTGAATTGCCCTTTGTTGTACCATAAAATGACTTTTTCTTTTACTTCCTTGAATGCTGAAATTAGGTTACTTGACTGAAATCGATTAAAAAATGATTGAAGTCCATCTATACACGTGCTAGGATGTTAATTATAATCAATAGATCGCTATTCCAGGCATTACTTGGTGATAGACTGCAATTAAAGCTAGTATTTAGTAAAGTAGGCAATTGGAAAAATGCTAAATAACGAACAACTTCTTTGTCACAACCACTTCATAGAAAATTCGAGTAGTAGGAGTAGGATCAATCGAGTTGTTGAAATAAGTCTATCATACAAAACTCCTTAAAGTTTACTTACAAAATGTGAGCATCGAAATGAAGAAATCAACGAGTTAGCCACACATAATAAAGCTTCGGACGCAGCCAAGGTTACAACTTCGACGGAGCAAATCCTGTACCTTCCTGATACACCTTTGCCTGTACCTTCCTGATACACCTATATACCTGTCTTTCGGGTTTAGACTCTGACGTCATCATGTCTGCCGTGGCGTGAACACTGATTGGGGATCAGTTTGGCATTTTGCTGACTTGTGGCTGCTTTGCATTACGGTGGTGAATATTGAACATTGCATTTTAAACATAGTTTTTTTTGCCATATATTTGTGGGTATTTATCTTAattatgtttattgtttaacacatatatacataaatcCAATCAAATAAAAATGCAATTATGCATGCATTGTGAGTAGAATTTGGAGGCAAATATTTGAATATCTAATGACTCCAGTTTTGTTTGACAGTGTATCTGGCCAATCAGCGTGGCTCAGAAAACGTTGTCCATGTCTAGCTTAGCCAATCAAATGACACTCCTTCGAGAGGCACTGCAGTGAAAGCTGCCTTTGTGTTGACATTTTCAGGATCAAGAGGTAATGATAATAATTCAATCGTTTGTGACAAAAAACGCACAAAATATAGCATGTTGCCGCGAACAGGGGTACTCTAAATGTTTTTGTCGGTATACGAGCTCAGATCCATGTGAAAACGAGGTTCGCTAGTCATGATCGGGTCACACCTGCTACTGAGCCACAGTTAACGTTGCTGCTAGTCGACACTCATTGTTAGCATTTAGCTAACAATAAGGCTAGCTTGCGCAACCAATCGATCGCCAATTAATTTCCTCCGATACCTTTTCAAATCGTGTCGAAAGAAACGCACGATGGAATAGATTCATATGTAGGCTGCTATTTATACATTCAAccaatgtacattttcctttttGGTGGTATGACAAAATGAACCAAGCTACCCCTAACTGGCTCAGTGGCTAGCTCAACCTCTTGCTGTCTCTGCAGGCTTCACAGAGAGCTAGCATTAGCAAGCTAGCCGGTTCTTGCTATTTTCCATAGGGACGACGGTAGAGTTACACAATGGATTGGTTCTCTGGATGATTATCATGTAGCATGGTATAATACAATATGAAATATAGTATAAGGCCGTCAGGTGTTTTTATAACTACATCTCtggttctttctttatttcttagTGTTTGAATGGATATTACGAGGTGCACGGAGAAATGGGTAAAACAATGCTATTGTACCATAGAGCCGTCATTTCACAAAATCATATATTCATGCACCGTGTCCAGCAGCATTTAAATTCGTGTTACGGGTTGGGGCGATACAGTTCCTAGTGCCAATCAAATCTAGTGTTGTATTAGTCTAATGCAGCAGGTACATTTATTTTCACCCAAGGTAAAGAGGCGAATAAGTAGCGATTTCATGTTGTGGGtcttgttgtgtttttattatgatTGGCCACATATGTTAGGTCTAGGCACCAGAACATGATTGTCAAAAATTTTTGATTTCTCTGAAAAAACGAATAACCTTACCTAGAAATCCCTTAAAATGGCAAAGCTGTTTTGCACTCAACTACCAAAGATAGTGATACCTATGATATAGATCGTCATTGCTCATGCTTTTCTTCATTCacgttttttccttttttatattCGATCATTTGTTATCTTATCCACTGTGCACATTCAAGTGGCAGATATTTCCCCACCAAAACCACATATTTTGTCGTTAAAACCGAAACGTCTATACTCATGCTATCCTCCCCTCCCGCCCTAGGAGAGGCCTCCAACGTCCTCCATGATGTTGTCCAGTAAGAAGTCAGACGctggctcctcttcctccacctcctcatccactACCGGCGCCGCTGGGGCGGAACGGGCCTCTGGGTCAGACGCCCAGTCTGGGCCGTCGGCCACTGTTCCCGGACCCGCGGACGTCAAGAAAAAGGAAAGGGCTTCCCCAAGCGGGGAGCCGGGGgggccccccctgccccaccaAGCAGGTCCAGGAGCAGCGGAGCAGGACGCCGCGGAAGTCCGCAGGACGAGCCGTCGCAAGCGAGCAAAAGTAAACATCTAAGATCTTCGTTGCCCTTTATGGCAAGAGAGGGTGACATGTTGCTGGATATgaacccttttttatttttaatgtctaaaTCGTATCATTATAGGGCAAAGATTGGAAAGTTTACCATTATTTCAATTACGTGAGTATATTGTGCGTTCACTTTACACTATACacctgaaatatatatatatcagcatTTCTACCGTTTTTTATGATGTCCATTGTTTACCTTATCACATTGTGTTTCCTAGTTGCCATAAAGTGGGCAAAGCAAGGAGCATTAATGAACTATATTAATGTCGTATCAAGATCAGCAGGGACAGGCTACAGTCAAATGAGTTtctaaaaaggaaaaagaaagaatCGCTTGGACCTCGGCAGTAGTCAATCGATAATTTACTTTACGATCATATGTTACTATTTCTGTCTTATAACATCCCCTTAAGGCAAAATCACATAACCATGCTATCTTTCCCCAGTAAACCCAGGCtgtttcacacacaaagacccagtGAACACGCCTACAtctacaacaacacagagaaaggACATGGCTATAGTACTCCTGAAAAATAACAGATCATACCTCCTTCCCTAGATAAAGACTCCGGGCCATGGAAggaagtgaagcgttgtcaccCCTCGCACAAGCTCGCCCCTGCCTTCCAGTGGACCCCAGAGCCAGGTTTTCACCAAGCTTTTATTGTTGTGCGTCCTACAGCAGGTGGAGTACCGCGAGATGGACGAGAGCCTGGCCAACCTGTCTGAGGACGAATATTACTCTGAGGAGGAGCGCAATGCCaaggcagagaaggagaggaagcagGTGGTGCCGCCGCCCGCACCCCCgccggaggaggagaacgacaGCGAGCCTGAAGAGCCCTCAGGTGTGTCCCAATGTCCATGCACTTATTACATCCTGTGATAGAAAGCTTAGAATTTGTATCATTTCTTCCGTGTGGCTCCCTGTTTTTATGTACACAagtatcatcatcatcctatCGTACCGTCTGTTGGTGACTATGTTTAATCCTGCGATGGACGTGATTGGCCGATTCAGGTGTGGAGGGAGCCGCCTTCCAGAGCCGCCTCCCCCACGACCGCATGACGTCGCAGGAGGCCGCCTGCTTCCCCGACATCATCAGCGGGCCCCAGCAGACCCAGAAGGTCTTCCTGTTCATCCGGAACCGCACGGTATGGGCCCACCCCTCCACGCACGCTCAACCCCAGGCTTGTTGTTTCAAAGGCAGGACGGGCGTGAAGTGATCTCTTTGTTATTTTTCCCATGATGCCTCTTTCAGCTTCAACTGTGGCTAGACAACCCTAAGTTGCAGCTGACGTTTGAAGCCACCGTGCAACAGCTTGAAGCTCCGTACAATAGTGAGTTCAACTTAAGACTTTTTCCTTTACTCATCTCGTATATTATTTGTGGAACAAATGGTAAcctttctccatctctttatCTCAACAGGTGATACTATTCTGGTCCACAGAATACACAGCTACCTAGAGAGGCATGGTCTTGTCAACTTTGGCATTTACAAGAGGGTCAAGCCGTTACCCAGTGAGTGAACATCCTTTTATCCTCAGCCATGTAACTCTGAACCTTTTTGGCTCAAACGTCTCCCCGAGCCACCATTGGCCGTACACCCGTCCTGGGTTATATCTCAACCGTCGTCCTTCCTCCTGCAGCTAAGAAGACAGGAAAGGTCATCATCATCGGAGGGGGCGTGTCGGGTCTCGCTGCGGCCAGGCAGCTGCAGAGCTTTGGGATGGACGTGACCGTTCTGGAAGCCAGGGTATGTCAATGGACGAGTCAATACAGATATGAATATGTGGGACTGGTGTTCAACATGACTGAGTTCagtgatttgtttctgttaggttaaatgttttatttttcatcttCTACAGGATCGTGTTGGCGGCAGAGTGGCCACGTTTAGGAAAGGCAACTATGTGGCAGATCTAGGAGCTATGGTAGTGACCGGACTAGGTAAGGGACTTTCATTTGTCCATGGCATTCCTTCATCTGCAGAAGTATTACTGTTAGAACTTATGCCAATGCTTTTTGATCAGTGCTTCAGTAACCAATAACCATCAGTAGAGGGCGGTGTTGTTAAATAatatttctgtgcgtgtgtaggaGGAAACCCCATGGCTGTAATAAGTAAGCAGGTCAACATGGAGTTGGCCAAAATTAAACAGAAGTGTCCTCTCTATGAAGCCAACGGCCAGGCCGTAAGTATAACCAGACATCCTAGATCTAATATGCTATTATTCTAACAGTAAAGTTTATTTTATCTTCCAGTATATTACCTAGcagacaaaatataaaaaagatcAAATCACTTTTTTAAATTGGTCTTTGATTGTTACTTACATTGAAAAACAGTCATAGAAGTCTCAAATGGGTATATACTTTAAAGATGGGACGTGGATTAATGTTATGGATGCATGTATGCATTACACACTAACTACAAGGTAATGGATCTAaagcacagtgtgtgtttgggtatgcGTAGGCTGTCTTTTGTATTTAACAACATGTGGTTTAACAGTAAATGTGAAGTTCTTGGTCTTTGTACAACCCGCATCTGTTTGGACTGAAGGCTCCTTTATAGACCTGTTTTTGTCTCCCTGCGAGTTAAACCGTGCCACACACTGCGTAAACAAAAGAGTGGATCCGTCCTTCACTACTTTGGCTAGCAGGTCATAGACCAAAGTCCCTTTAATGAAGGGCGTTTAGCAGGCAGAGGCCAATGCTATTATGGGATGTAAACAATCTGTTTACCGTACTCATTTGTTTGCTGTAAGTAAGGGCAGCGGCAGTGGAAATGGAATTGTTTAGATTTGTGATAAGGGCGTTTCCTTGTACAGGTTTAAAGGCTCTTCAAGCCTCAACATCACGTGGAATGAATTTAGTCATCGGCGGCCGAGATGAAAAttcaatgtaaatgttttttcttttgtgcaAACCTGTTGAGGTGAAGCTGTATTTACcttttcttttctctcccttccctcttctCAAACCCTCCCCTGTTCATCTTTTGGTGCACAACTTTAGGGGGAACGATGCACGAGTGtatgtattgttttatttatataatacGTACCTTACCTTGTATTAATGAGCATTCCATTTCATCCTTTTAATTAAAATTGTCAACACATAATATCACGACAGTTTATCCCTCTGTAATGTGAACCCTATGGGAACTGATACACAGATATGGGAGATGTATATTGACATTAATGACGTTTTATTTTGATGATGTTCTGTCTACCAGGTTTGACAGACATTTTCATAAAATACTTATGCAATACCATTtcataattatttaattaatcttCGCAGAAATATATTGCTTTTGGCTGGATTTGATTACAGTAGCATGCAGAGTAAATCCATGCATGGTCTGTGTCATTAAGTTAGGAAATAActttttattttgcatgaaaTGCGTGCTTGCTCTTATATGCCCTGTGGGAAATTACATAATTATacgtttattttataaatacatcTTCAAGGACATCTGATCACTGCCTATGTTTTAAATTTTGTCACCATTTTATTGATTCCTTCCTGGTATTGCATGACTTTAATGGGAAATTAAAGACAAATATTTTAACTGATCAGGGACATTGCTAAATTATTGGCCCTGTTCTTTCCTTCTAGTACAAGCTACTATACTCTAATGTATTACTATTGTAACCTGCTGGTGGATTAGATTCTAGGTTGTTTGTCaacagtctgtgtgtctgtctccaggTGCCCAAGGAGAAGGACGAGATGGTGGAGCAGGAGTTCAACAGGCTCCTGGAGGCAACCTCCTACCTCAGCCACCAGCTGGACTTCAACTTCCTCAACAACAAGCCTGTGTCCCTGGGACAGGCCCTGGAGGTGGTCATCCAGTGAgtgacacactcaaacactagCGCATGACTTTACAATATCAACCATGGGCAAAATGGTATCGCTGTTATGCAAACTGCGCATGTTAACCGATTGTACACACAATAGtaaccaaggtgtgtgtgtgtgtgtgtgtgtgtgtgtgtgtgtgtgtgtgtaggctgcaGGAAAAACACGTAAAGGACGAGCAGATTGAACACTGGAAGAAGATTGTCAAAACCCAGGAGGATCTGAAGGAGCTGCTAAACAAGGTGAACCTAACttatgttttatattgtttCATATTTGACATCCGAATAATTAAGGAGATGGTCCTGCTCCTTTCTTACCAACTTGTGTGCTACTACTAAGTCAACAATGACATGTAGACTCAAATTACGCCTCAACAATACCTCTTCTCGTAGCCAAGGGCTTATCTCGACCAAAAATTACATTTGATGGTATTCAGGAATACACAACGAAAATGGACAAATCATAAAATGTTTGCACGAATACCAAACTATGTTTGCTGACCATCTTATTTTgatcctctccacctcctcctcctctcctcccatcagATGGTGAACACCAAGGAGCGCGTGAAGGAGCTCCACCAGCAGTACAAGGAGGCCAGCGAGGTGAAGCCACCCAGGGACATCACGGCAGAGTTCCTGGTCAAGAGCAAGCACCGGGACCTGACCGCGCTCTGCAAAGTGAGCCCCGTCGGATTCCAAACCCGTGCAGTGTTTcctgcctctccctctttctatttctgtctctctctctatctgtgtctgcttttttttctcggcctttctttcgttctttctttctgtttcttaAAGTGTTTATTATTAACGGATCTAATCTCTGCTGGCTCAGGTCTTGATAACCGGCGCGATTAATCTAACAGCCAGACGCCCGGTCGGGGTCAACGCTAGAATGGTGTGTCAGAGCAAATCGCACACGCATTGTAATGTGTGTGCGATTTTGGAGATGTGTGTTTGCAGATTGCAACGGTATGCAATAGATTGCTGGAAAACGATCAAGTACTCGTTTTCCCCCTTGTCATCCtgcggtttaaaaaaaaaacccatCGCAGATTCTTTTCATTAATCATAATGTGGTGGTTAGGCATGCATGTTTTATCTATTTCATGGCACATTGATGGGGCCCTCTTGCATGAGTCAAAAAGGCCTCTAGTCTACAGGATTTGCATCCACCTCATTTTCATTATCTGTGACTTTGACTGGTAAAATCATTAAAATTCTCAAGCGTACCTAGCTCCTAAAAGTGATGTACGGTGGCCAGCGAGGTGGAGGATGCATCAGCGTCCCTAACCACATGCCATTGTAACTCTCTCAAGCAGGCAGCGCAGGGCTGTGTTTAAGTGGTTTAATGCCCTGGCTGGATGTGCTATTAGAGCCAGCGCTGGCCTTTTTATTTTGGGCTGGAGATAAATCTGCTCTCggtgagctgtgtgtgtacTTAAGACCGCGGGTAGAGCTGCTTCAAACACAGCTGCCGTCTGGACCGGAACAGAcccatttccccccccctcatccactccccccccccctcatccactGTCTATAGAAGCCACTTCAAGGCCTGCACCGATCGGCGTCTGACTCAGCCCGGAGCCGGAGTCACACACCCGCTTCACACAGCCCTCGTGGACCTTTCTTTGTGTAACCATCCGTGTGTACTTACTTGCACACGAGTAGAATTGCGAAGGAAACGTAGCTTCACAGCGTAGTCAGCAGTTGGATGCGTTTGTCTCTGTtagtttttcattatttttcattGTATGTGTCGGTTTTGCCAGGGTCCGGTTTCTGCTGGCCGTAGCGGTCAGTGTGGCTCACAGTAGTGCAGTGGTAGGAGGCGTTATTATAGTGCAGTAGGGGTGTCAGGGCCTGGTGGCAGCTTTTTATAGGCACCGTTTTAACGCCGTCGCCGTGGCTGCCAGCGCTGTTGCGGTGAACCTCTGAACCGGGCCGACTCAGCCCACTCTCTGACTGCTCTATTTGTCCTCTACCTGTCCCAGAACACTTTAGGGTGTGTTCAACGTGgacgcccacacgcacacacaacttgAACTGGCatgcaattaaaataaataaataatgcttTGACAAAACGCTTAAGTAAAGAACAGCCCTTTGCTGGCTTCTTAAACGGGCTTCTTGCCAAACAAAGCAACCTGTCTTGACTGAGAAAAAAACGTGTTTTATATTGACACCCATATTAACAGTGCCTGTTCTAAACGCAAAAACGGTTCCTATTCCGGCTCTCAACAATCGCTCATCTAAATAATTTCACACAACAGCCTCCTTAGCGTCACACCCGCCAAGTGTGAAGTCGATCAGATTTACTGTTGTCAAGAAAATCTAAGGACAGACATACAAAGGCTCCTCTTATTAAAGTTGGATAGATCATGGGTGCAACACCATTTGAGATGCACTGCTGGCGATATATGCTTACAGTGTAAGCGCACCTATTAATCATCTCCAATAACCGGATATGCTGACTTCAAATGAAAATACGCTCTTGACAGTGCAAGCCTATTCATGGCTGCCTTCTAGTGGCAATGTATGCAGCAGATCAAGACAAGGAGGTTGCTCAAACTCTTCCACGTACGTGTGTCTGTCCTTAGGAGTACGACGAGCTGGTGGAGCTACAGGTGAAACTTGAAGAAAAACTACAGGAGCTGGAGGCGAATCCACCCAGGTGAGACCTCCTATACGTCTGTCCAGCCATCTTTTCAAGGGATCTACAAGTCCTCTGGACTTAAGTGACtcagggcgcactcacactaggccatctgtaccgtgcccaagtccgtttcacacctgtaccgtgctcaagtctagatcgtttggctagtgtgagcacgCCAACCGTACTCAAGTTCACTTCCGTTCCTTGGCCTGAGCACAcgtgggagaggtgtgctctggccacggtacagatgctaatgagccgacacgcgcacacgcacggctacgcaacctgagctggatgacgtatagtccatgcgacccttctttcccattaaacaataaacatgacGGCAAGCGATTCatgttggtgcgatagtgaagttgagATTTTGATAAAAAATACCCCGTTAGTCACGGTGCAGGCTTTCTTCGTTCACTGGaaaaggcggggctgcgcacggagtctagacctctttagaataatttgcacacTGCCGAATATTTGAATTTTTGaatgagtgtaggctacaaacgcgactaactatttacaagtgcaaaaacgccaacatattctttattttgctgaccacttgttttttatcctgacaaaagcctcgtaatGGACAGATCCTCTGCGTcattctcgtagatcgcaccatctttcaacgtctttgtttaatacgactgcatcccctctcacatgatcagcagctcgcggatttcactttctctcaagTTAGAAGTTAACTTctcatgatcatatcgctgcgttgtctctgtgcaCTAAGCAGCGGATGCTTGGTGGTGaagtattacgacgtgatgacgtatgtacaagagacAACTGTACTCAGGCCCAGTTGAGATTGTCTAGTGTGAGCACAGGCCAACGCAcagcaaggggggggggtgcaatcATACATGAGCACGGTACAGGTGTGAAACAGGCTTTGGCACAGACCAGATGGCCCAGTGTGAGTGCGTCCTCAGTGCTCTAGTGCTAATACAGTGGTTTACACTCTGTCTGTCCACTTACACTTTTCACTTGACTAAAAGAGGAAGACCATGAAGTTCAAGAAAATCAACTTTTGTTGCCCTCCATCTCTGAACAGGACCAGGAAACACGACTATATCAAACACAGGCCAACATGTTTTTAAGACGAGTGAGTGCCGTGATGTTAACCAGTGCACCCTTTTATCTCCCccgtttcctcctcttcttcttcgacACTCCAGCGATGTTTACTTGTCctcga belongs to Gadus chalcogrammus isolate NIFS_2021 chromosome 5, NIFS_Gcha_1.0, whole genome shotgun sequence and includes:
- the tmem30b gene encoding cell cycle control protein 50B, whose protein sequence is MSKEENTANRPDNTAFTQQRLPAWQPMLSAGIVIPGFVIIGVAFIGIGVALFVTSQNIQVLEKDYTGMETNSSCFKCKNQSVKNCNCTINFSLDKLFEGPVFVYYGLSNYFQNYRKYGVSKDAAQLTGDLAYFTAPSTTCAPYQKNAKGKPIVPCGSIANSMFNDTFKLFQIVNSRNVAVPLDGKGIAWWTDYNIKYRNPTTIPLKNAFNDTVKPIFWPRPAYDLDPTYPANNGFINQDFLVWMRRSALPNFRKLYRRITEGEYAKGLPAGDYALVIGYNYPVAAFDGRKKVVFSNVSWMGGKNQFLGIAYLVIGSLCVVMSIVMLIVYAKFKFPDEE
- the kdm1a gene encoding lysine-specific histone demethylase 1A isoform X1: MDITRCTEKWERPPTSSMMLSSKKSDAGSSSSTSSSTTGAAGAERASGSDAQSGPSATVPGPADVKKKERASPSGEPGGPPLPHQAGPGAAEQDAAEVRRTSRRKRAKGKDWKVYHYFNYQVEYREMDESLANLSEDEYYSEEERNAKAEKERKQVVPPPAPPPEEENDSEPEEPSGVEGAAFQSRLPHDRMTSQEAACFPDIISGPQQTQKVFLFIRNRTLQLWLDNPKLQLTFEATVQQLEAPYNSDTILVHRIHSYLERHGLVNFGIYKRVKPLPTKKTGKVIIIGGGVSGLAAARQLQSFGMDVTVLEARDRVGGRVATFRKGNYVADLGAMVVTGLGGNPMAVISKQVNMELAKIKQKCPLYEANGQAGERCTSVPKEKDEMVEQEFNRLLEATSYLSHQLDFNFLNNKPVSLGQALEVVIQLQEKHVKDEQIEHWKKIVKTQEDLKELLNKMVNTKERVKELHQQYKEASEVKPPRDITAEFLVKSKHRDLTALCKEYDELVELQVKLEEKLQELEANPPSDVYLSSRDRQILDWHFANLEFANATPLSTLSLKHWDQDDDFEFTGSHLTVRNGYSCVPVALAEGLDIKLNTAVKQVRYTASGCEVIAVNTRSTSQTFIYKCDAVLCTLPLGVMKQQPPAVQFMPSLPEWKTAAIQRMGFGNLNKVVLCFDRVFWDPSVNLFGHVGSTTASRGELFLFWNLYKAPILLALMAGEAAGIMENISDDVIVGRCLAILKGIFGSSAVPQPKETVVTRWRADPWARGSYSYVAAGSSGNDYDLMAQPITPGPAIPGASQPVPRLFFAGEHTIRNYPATVHGALLSGLREAGRIADQFLGAMYTLPRQTTAPAASNPPQALPAAAV
- the kdm1a gene encoding lysine-specific histone demethylase 1A isoform X2; this encodes MDITRCTEKWERPPTSSMMLSSKKSDAGSSSSTSSSTTGAAGAERASGSDAQSGPSATVPGPADVKKKERASPSGEPGGPPLPHQAGPGAAEQDAAEVRRTSRRKRAKQVEYREMDESLANLSEDEYYSEEERNAKAEKERKQVVPPPAPPPEEENDSEPEEPSGVEGAAFQSRLPHDRMTSQEAACFPDIISGPQQTQKVFLFIRNRTLQLWLDNPKLQLTFEATVQQLEAPYNSDTILVHRIHSYLERHGLVNFGIYKRVKPLPTKKTGKVIIIGGGVSGLAAARQLQSFGMDVTVLEARDRVGGRVATFRKGNYVADLGAMVVTGLGGNPMAVISKQVNMELAKIKQKCPLYEANGQAGERCTSVPKEKDEMVEQEFNRLLEATSYLSHQLDFNFLNNKPVSLGQALEVVIQLQEKHVKDEQIEHWKKIVKTQEDLKELLNKMVNTKERVKELHQQYKEASEVKPPRDITAEFLVKSKHRDLTALCKEYDELVELQVKLEEKLQELEANPPSDVYLSSRDRQILDWHFANLEFANATPLSTLSLKHWDQDDDFEFTGSHLTVRNGYSCVPVALAEGLDIKLNTAVKQVRYTASGCEVIAVNTRSTSQTFIYKCDAVLCTLPLGVMKQQPPAVQFMPSLPEWKTAAIQRMGFGNLNKVVLCFDRVFWDPSVNLFGHVGSTTASRGELFLFWNLYKAPILLALMAGEAAGIMENISDDVIVGRCLAILKGIFGSSAVPQPKETVVTRWRADPWARGSYSYVAAGSSGNDYDLMAQPITPGPAIPGASQPVPRLFFAGEHTIRNYPATVHGALLSGLREAGRIADQFLGAMYTLPRQTTAPAASNPPQALPAAAV
- the kdm1a gene encoding lysine-specific histone demethylase 1A isoform X3; translation: MMLSSKKSDAGSSSSTSSSTTGAAGAERASGSDAQSGPSATVPGPADVKKKERASPSGEPGGPPLPHQAGPGAAEQDAAEVRRTSRRKRAKGKDWKVYHYFNYQVEYREMDESLANLSEDEYYSEEERNAKAEKERKQVVPPPAPPPEEENDSEPEEPSGVEGAAFQSRLPHDRMTSQEAACFPDIISGPQQTQKVFLFIRNRTLQLWLDNPKLQLTFEATVQQLEAPYNSDTILVHRIHSYLERHGLVNFGIYKRVKPLPTKKTGKVIIIGGGVSGLAAARQLQSFGMDVTVLEARDRVGGRVATFRKGNYVADLGAMVVTGLGGNPMAVISKQVNMELAKIKQKCPLYEANGQAGERCTSVPKEKDEMVEQEFNRLLEATSYLSHQLDFNFLNNKPVSLGQALEVVIQLQEKHVKDEQIEHWKKIVKTQEDLKELLNKMVNTKERVKELHQQYKEASEVKPPRDITAEFLVKSKHRDLTALCKEYDELVELQVKLEEKLQELEANPPSDVYLSSRDRQILDWHFANLEFANATPLSTLSLKHWDQDDDFEFTGSHLTVRNGYSCVPVALAEGLDIKLNTAVKQVRYTASGCEVIAVNTRSTSQTFIYKCDAVLCTLPLGVMKQQPPAVQFMPSLPEWKTAAIQRMGFGNLNKVVLCFDRVFWDPSVNLFGHVGSTTASRGELFLFWNLYKAPILLALMAGEAAGIMENISDDVIVGRCLAILKGIFGSSAVPQPKETVVTRWRADPWARGSYSYVAAGSSGNDYDLMAQPITPGPAIPGASQPVPRLFFAGEHTIRNYPATVHGALLSGLREAGRIADQFLGAMYTLPRQTTAPAASNPPQALPAAAV